Proteins encoded in a region of the Zea mays cultivar B73 chromosome 2, Zm-B73-REFERENCE-NAM-5.0, whole genome shotgun sequence genome:
- the LOC103646409 gene encoding uncharacterized protein isoform X1, whose translation MQRKYKLTCPEQYDLLILAEIPDKKYPELQKMVIKHMMHGPCGSLNPNCPCTKGRASCKNHYPRPFCDTTLQGKDSYLVYRRRDDGRKEKVRGFELDNRWVVAYNSYLLRLFNCHINVEACGSIKAVKYLFKYIYKGHDRASVVMRDASKADDDVDEIKQYRDARWVTPPEALWRIYGFELSQNSPPVMQLQLHLLNMHMVAFHERQMVERVINRPGADRSMLTVYFEANRLHEEARGILYRDFPEWYTWQSGKGKVWQRRKRDMGGQVGRIVSAHPAEGERYYLRVLLNHVTGATSYVDLRTIDGVTLPTFREAAERRGLLESDNTLDDCLTERALFQMPSTLRRLFATILVYCEPSDVAVLWQKHLDAMSEDYQRMSQSKTHVEQMVLIDIRNMLQSMGKDIKTFPLPPIIDAYDNAIGTAREVYEEESIELASADAVLKDSLNEEQMVAYDKIMSAVNTDQGGLFFVDGPGGTGKTYLYRVLLATLRNQGKIAVATATSGVAASIMPGGRTAHSRFKIPLTIDDGVVCCFTKQSGTAELLRKSSLIIWDEASMTKRQAVEALDNSMRDIMGRLGLPFGGKTIVFGGDFRQVLPVVRKGSRAQVVASSLRMSYLWESMSHLKLVSNMRAKNDPWFAEYLLRVGGGTEVTNSDGDIRLPDEVCVPYSGSDNDLDNLIDFVFPNLNEKMSDSTYITSRAILSTRNDGVDMINAKMINRFQGEHMVYHSFDSAMDDPHNYYPPEFLNTLTPNGLPPHVLKLKIGCPVILLRNIDPANGLCNGTRLVVRGFQRNSIDAEIVLGQYAGKRIFLPRIPLCPSDDEMFPFQFKRKQFPIRLSFAMTVNKAQGQTIPNVGVYLPEPVFSHGQLYVALSRATARSNIKILAIPAVDGKKRSRKGVRKNPTVDCGTYTKNIVYKEVLTN comes from the coding sequence ATGCAGAGGAAGTACAAGCTCACGTGCCCTGAGCAGTATGACCTTTTGATCTTAGCCGAGATCCCAGACAAAAAGTACCCTGAACTACaaaagatggttatcaagcatatgatgcatggcccGTGCGGGTCGCTAAATCCTaactgcccatgcactaagggtcgtgcATCGTGCAAGAATCATTATCCCCGGCCTTTCTGTGACACAACTTTGCAAGGGAAGGATTCATATCTTGTTTATAGACGTCGTGACGATGGGCGTAAGGAAAAGGTTCGAGGGTTCGAAttggacaatagatgggttgtcGCTTACAACTCTTACCTCCTTCGgctcttcaactgtcacatcaatgttgaggcgtgcgggagcatcaaggctgttaaatacctgttcaagtacatatacaaaggccatgatcgtgcgtctgttgttatgagagatgcgagcaaggcagatgatgatgtagatgagatcaAGCAGTACAGAGATGCAAGGTGGGTGACCCCTCCAGAGGCCTTATGGAGGATATACGGCTTTGAGCTTAGTCAGAACTCTCCACCTGTGATGCAGTTGCAGCTCCATCTTCTAAACATGCACATGGTGGCGTTTCACGAGCGCCAAATGGTCGAGCGAGTCATCAACCGTCCAGGTGCTGATAGGTCAATGCTCACAGTATATTTTGAGGCAAATAGGCTACACGAGGAGGCTCGGGGCATCCTGTATCGTGACTTccctgagtggtacacttggCAGAGTGGTAAGGGCAAGGTATGGCAACGAAGGAAACGAGATATGGGTGGACAAGTCGGTAGAATAGTCTCTGCTCATCCGGCCGAGGGAGAGCGCTACTATCTTCGTGTTCTCCTAAACCACGTGACTGGCGCCACCTCATATGTGGATCTAAGGACAATAGATGGTGTCACGCTACCGACTTTTCGTGAGGCAGCAGAGAGAAGGGGTCTGCTTGAGTCGGACAACACACTAGATGACTGTCTCACTGAACGTGCTCTTTTCCAGATGCCATCGACGCTACGACGACTTTTTGCCACAATATTGGTGTACTGTGAGCCAAGCGATGTGGCTGTACTATGGCAGAAACACCTAGATGCTATGTCAGAGGACTATCAACGCATGAGTCAGAGCAAAACTCATGTTGAACAGATGGTATTGATTGACattaggaacatgttgcagtcaatgggaaaggacataaagacattccctctTCCACCTATCATCGACGCGTATGACAATGCTATAGGTACTGCTAGGGAGGTTTATGAGGAGGAAAGTATCGAACTGGCATCAGCGGATGCGGTTCTCAAGGACTCTCTTAACGAGGAACAAATGGTCGCCTATGATAAGATTATGTCTGCCGTTAACACCGATCAGGGCGGATTGttctttgtggatggacctgGTGGCACCGGGAAGACTTATCTATACAGAGTGCTGCTCGCGACGCTGCGCAATCAGGGCAAGATTGCAGTGGCAACAGCTACATCTGGTGTTGCGGCTTCCATAATGCCTGGAGGAAGAACCGCAcattcacgcttcaagataccTCTCACTattgatgatggcgttgtatgttgCTTCACAAAGCAGAGTGGAACCGCAGAGTTGCTACGAAAATCATCTCTCATTATCTGGGACGAGGCTTCTATGACTAAGAGACAAGCTGTGGAGGCACTTGACAATAGCATGCGCGATATAATGGGTCGGCTCGGACTGCCATTCGGTGGTAAAACCATTGTCTTCGGTGGGGATTTCAGACAGGTCTTGCCTGTTGTTCGTAAAGGGTCAAGGGCTCAAGTGGTTGCTTCTTCGCTACGGATGTCTTACCTATGGGAGTCTATGTCCCACTTAAAGCTTGTTAGCAATATGAGGGCAAAAAACGACCCTTGGTTTGCGGAGTATTTGCTGCGCGTAGGTGGTGGAACTGAGGTCACAAATAGTGATGGCGACATCCGTCTTCCTGACGAGGTATGCGTGCCTTATAGTGGGAGTGACAATGATCTTGACAATCTAATAGACTTCGTTTTCCCAAATCTCAACGAAAAAATGTCAGATTCCACCTACATTACTTCAAGGGCGATACTGTCAACGCGGAATGACGGGGTGGATATGATAAATGCTAAGATGATCAATCGTTTTCAAGGGGAGCATATGGTGTACCATAGTTTCGATAGTGCCATGGATGATCCCCATAACTACTACCCACCTGAGTTCCTAAACACACTGACGCCTAATGGGCTGCCCCCGCATGTTTTGAAGCTCAAGATTGGATGCCCTGTTATATTGCTTCGGAATATAGACCCTGCGaatggactttgcaatggcacCAGGCTGGTGGTTCGTGGTTTCCAAAGAAATAGCATTGACGCAGAAATTGTACTAGGTCAGTACGCTGGAAAACGGATTTTCCTGCCCCGTATACCTCTGTGTCCCTCCGATGAcgagatgttccctttccagttcaaaagaaagcagtttCCTATACGGCTTAGTTTTGCAATGACGGTTAACAAAGCACAGGGTCAGACTATTCCCAATGTTGGCGTGTACTTGCCcgaaccagtgttctctcatggccaACTATATGTTGCTCTATCTAGAGCGACAGCCCGATCGAACATAAAGATTCTTGCCATCCCAGCCGTCGATGGGAAGAAGAGGTCGAGGAAGGGTGTAAGAAAGAACCCCACAGTAGATTGTGGGACATATACCAAGAACATCGTCTACAAGGAGGTTCTAACAAACTAG